The Anaerolineae bacterium DNA window TGGGCGGCGCGGTGCGCGCCCTGGTCAAAGGGGGATGGGGGTTCGTCTCGTTCAACGATTTGGCCGACCTGCGCGCCAGCGTCGAGCTAGCGGTACATCAGGCGCGGCTGGTCGGGCGCGAGGAGACCCGCTTCGCGCCGGCGGAGCCGGTGGTGGATATCGTGCGGCCGGCGCTGGGCAAAGACCCCCGCCTGATCCCCCTCGCCGAGAAAAAACGCCTTCTGGATGAGTACAACGAGGTCATCTGGCGGACATCCGACAAAATCCAGACCTCCATCATCCGCTACCATGATTTGTCCCGCAGCACCTACTTCGCCAATTCCGAGGGGAGCTACATCGAGCAGGAAATGGTGGACATGTCGCTGGTCGTGGTCGCGGTGGCGCGGGACGGAAGCGATGTCCAGCAGGCCTTCCTCAGCCGGGGCAGTGCCGGCGACTTCAGCGCCCTCGAAAACCTGCATCCAGAGGTGGAAGACGTGGCCCGGCGGGCGGTGCGCTTGCTGTCCGCCAAACCCGTCAAGGGCGGCACGTACACCGTCATCATTGACCCACGGCTCGCCGGCGTCTTCATCCATGAGGCCTTCGGACACCTTTCCGAGGCCGATCATGTCTACGAGAACGAGCGTCTGCGGGAGCTGATGCAGTTGGGCCGGCGCTTCGGCCCGCCGGAGCTGAACGTCTTCGACGGCGCCGCCGTCCCCGGCCTGCGCGGCTCCTACCGCTACGATGATGAGGGGGTGCCGGCGCACAAGACCTACCTGATTCGCGAGGGCGTGCTGGTCGGCCGGCTCCATTCCCGCGAGACCGCCGGCAAAATGGGCGAAGCCCCCACCGGCAACGCCCGCGCCATCAACTACCAGTTCCCGCCGCTGGTGCGCATGACCAACACCGCCATCGAGAACGGCACCGTCCCCTTCGAGGACATGCTGTCGGACATCAAACTGGGCATTTACGCCAAAGATGCCTACGGCGGCGAGACCACCATGGAGATG harbors:
- a CDS encoding TldD/PmbA family protein — translated: MRDQLADALKAGAGADYVEIRLQRSESTHLSYRGREIEQVGRTTGLGGAVRALVKGGWGFVSFNDLADLRASVELAVHQARLVGREETRFAPAEPVVDIVRPALGKDPRLIPLAEKKRLLDEYNEVIWRTSDKIQTSIIRYHDLSRSTYFANSEGSYIEQEMVDMSLVVVAVARDGSDVQQAFLSRGSAGDFSALENLHPEVEDVARRAVRLLSAKPVKGGTYTVIIDPRLAGVFIHEAFGHLSEADHVYENERLRELMQLGRRFGPPELNVFDGAAVPGLRGSYRYDDEGVPAHKTYLIREGVLVGRLHSRETAGKMGEAPTGNARAINYQFPPLVRMTNTAIENGTVPFEDMLSDIKLGIYAKDAYGGETTMEMFTFSAAQAFMIRNGQIAEEVRGVNLTGNVFETLANIEAIGNDFRWNHSGGGCGKGGQSPLPVDEGSPHIRVRNVVVGGE